The Kitasatospora sp. NBC_00374 genome has a segment encoding these proteins:
- a CDS encoding ABC transporter permease, giving the protein MTRLISWVRRNLVVLAGILALAYLVLPNLVVLAFSFNKPAGKFNYEWKEFSTDAWTDPCGVADMCGSLTLSLKIAALATLGATVLGTMVAFALARHRFRGRSATTAMIFLPMAMPEVVMAASLGTLFLNMRIPFGFTTILIAHIMFCLSFVVTAVKARVMSMDPRLEQAAQDLYATPVQTFLKITLPLAAPGIAAGALLSFALSFDDFIITQFNSGPTTVTFPMFVWGASQRGIPVQVNVIGTAMFLAAVVLTVVGQTIGNRRKARA; this is encoded by the coding sequence ATGACCCGACTGATCTCATGGGTTCGCCGGAACCTCGTGGTCCTGGCCGGCATCCTCGCCCTCGCCTACCTGGTCCTGCCGAACCTGGTGGTGCTCGCCTTCTCGTTCAACAAGCCCGCGGGCAAGTTCAACTACGAGTGGAAGGAGTTCTCCACCGACGCCTGGACCGACCCCTGCGGCGTCGCCGACATGTGCGGCTCGCTCACCCTCAGCCTGAAGATCGCCGCCCTGGCCACCCTCGGCGCCACCGTGCTGGGCACCATGGTCGCCTTCGCGCTGGCCCGCCACCGCTTCCGCGGCCGGTCCGCCACCACCGCGATGATCTTCCTGCCGATGGCGATGCCCGAGGTCGTGATGGCCGCCTCGCTCGGCACGCTCTTCCTCAACATGCGCATCCCGTTCGGCTTCACCACCATCCTGATCGCGCACATCATGTTCTGCCTCAGCTTCGTGGTGACCGCCGTCAAGGCCCGCGTGATGAGCATGGACCCCCGGCTTGAGCAGGCCGCCCAGGACCTCTACGCCACCCCCGTGCAGACCTTCCTCAAGATCACCCTGCCGCTCGCCGCCCCCGGCATCGCCGCCGGCGCGCTGCTCAGCTTCGCGCTCTCCTTCGACGACTTCATCATCACCCAGTTCAACTCGGGACCGACCACGGTCACCTTCCCGATGTTCGTCTGGGGCGCCTCCCAGCGCGGCATCCCGGTCCAGGTCAATGTGATCGGTACCGCGATGTTCCTCGCCGCAGTGGTCCTCACCGTCGTCGGCCAGACGATCGGCAACCGACGAAAGGCGCGCGCCTGA